One Candidatus Dependentiae bacterium genomic window, AGACGAATATATTTTGTTTAAAATATAATAGGATATTGCACCCAGAGCTACCATTGCGGTAGTACCATATAGTTGATAAACCCAGAGCGGTTTTGGAATCGGAATGTTAAAATACTGAGCAATATCAACAGGAAAACCTTGACCAAAAGCTCTTATATCTTTTCTACACATGGGGCATGTGTAACGAGGTTGCCCTGTTGTCTTGATATTAACAGTTGAATTGTTATCTAGAGGAATTTGAAAATTATCTGTATACCTAGATCCGATCCACTGTTTTAGACAATCAAAACAGATAGACTGTTTATGTTCGCAACATGGCATTGAAATAAGTCTTTTACCATCAGCTAGTTCTTCATAGCATATGCCACACTCTTTTGCTTCAGATACATCCATACCATAGGTAACCTGTGGTACAGACACAAAAAGCAATGCGCCGAGTAGGCTATAGTTTAATACATTTTTCAGTTTCATATCTGTCCCTTATTCATTATACCTCAAAATAGGTATTTTCCCCTGTTTTTAGGTATAAATCAGTATAGCAGAATAAGAGATGAACAAAAGTGGTATAGCCCTATTTTAGGCTATTTTAGGTGTTTTCAGGATCCAAAAAGGTCAAAAGCAACTCAAAGTTTTCACATAGAAACACTAGAACCTTTATTTTGAGGACCGATTAAGGCGATTAATCAGATCAATCATAGGCCTATTATTAGCCTGATTAGCTAGATTTAAAGGGGTATTATAATCATTGTTTTTAATGCCAGCATTTATCAGCTTCCCATACGTTTTAATCATGTAATTACCAAATTCTAAATCATTACGCATAACTACACGATGAAGCAATGTATTACCATCCCTACCCTGCATATTGATATTAGCGCCAGTCTGCATAAAAAGATTGAGTATCTTCTTACGATCACTGCTATTGGTAACCCATTCGATAAATTCCATAGAGTTTTGGCCAGAGGCATTTTGCACTGAAATATCCGCATTGCTTTTGAGTAATAGTTCAACCATAGGAACATTCTGCTGCAACATGGCAAGTTGCAATGGTGGGTACTGTAAATTATCTTGTGATCTTAAATTTACACGTGCACCACGAACATTAATCAGTTCTTGGACTAGGTCTTTGTTATGAGCAAGTACTGCATACATCAAGGGTGTAAGCCCAACTGCGCTAAATGTATCAATTGGTTCAGTTGCACGCATACCAACAATAGCAGGTTTTTCGTTAAATTTTCGCGCCAGATCGGTAAACAGAAAATCTAATGCATATTCATACGCGGTAAATCCTTTGTTATTTTTTACATTTTCATCGATAAGAAGAAAAAAATCTTTGCGGAACAATTCAATCCAATCTTGATCACGAATTTCTACGGCATCATGCAGCATCGTGTTACCTTTTTTATTCTGAGCATTTACCAATGCACCATGTTTAATTAAAAAACTAACCATATCCATTCGTTGTTTATAGGCAGTAATAATTTGCAAACTATTATGCAACACGGTATCACCATTGGAATCTTGAACCTGGACATCCGCACCACTATCAATCAAAAACTTTGCAATTGCCATACTATTGAGGTTGGCACCGTATAACACGGCAAATTGTAATGGCGTCATATTGTTCCAGGTGAGTGATCGTGCGTTTATATCTGCACCACTGCGCACAAGAAACCGAGCACGCTCCAAATCACCACGCCTTGCTGCAATCATCAAGGGAGTCATACCCTCTTCATTACGCATATCAACATTCACACCACGTGCCAACGCACTACGCATCTCTGGTAAAGAGCTATTAAAATCAAATAAAATATTATCAAATGCATGAACTACAATATGAGTACGCACTAAACATAAAATAAATAATAAAACGGCGCATTTTATACCAAGCGATAGAAAAAGTGCTTTTCGCAGCCTCATACATCTGACTCCTTGTTTGCATTGATGCTTGATCCTTCTGTTTATATAGCCTACTATAGGGGTTTAGAAACATGCAATAGTAAAAATATGCTTGGTATAATGCTGAATTAGGTTTAATGGTTATACGGCTAAATAACACTCCTTTTTATGACTACACAAGAACTATTTAAAAATTTCTCTCATGGCGTTCGCTGGAATGCTGCATTTTATATTTTCTATAAAATTACCACTACTATATTTACTTTTGTTTTGTATTACACACTAGATACCGCCATTTTTTCAGCTTGGGTAAATATAAACAGCTCATTATTTCTTCTACTTTTATGGACAGATTTTGGATTACGCAAATCTATTACACAATATTCAGCGCAATTGATAGACAAAGAAAAATACTTATTCATGTATCATATTATATGGTTCCAAATTGCATTACTCATATTGGCGCTTCCTTTATTTATATATTATCTATTTACCACGTTACATGTCGAACTACATGCTATCTTGCCTATTGCAAGCGCAGTATTTATATCAGAAGGATGCGTATCGCTCATACGTTCAATATTTCATGCAGAATTTTCACATAAAAAATTCAATTCAATAAGTACCTATACATACATCACAGAACTCGTAATCAATATAACATTGGTATATACCATACCAAGTGCCGTTTCTTTAATATGCGCTTTACTAAGTACCAAGTTATGCGCAAACATCATTATACTCGCAACAAGCTACAAACTGCATACAAGAAAAATAGACATGCATGCTAACATGCCGCATACATCCTGGTCTCATATACGCAGCCAATTCATCCAGCACACCAGCATTATGTGGATAAACAACAATTTAAAAAGTTTATCAGAGCGAAATTTTTTGGTTCCGTTTTTTACTCATACGATAGGGCCTGTGTATGCCAACATATTTAAAGTTGCTAATGATGCTGCATTACTGTTTTACCGCATTGCCATCAAGACCATTGGTACTACTGACACGGCATTACTTGCACATGTACAAGCGCGTATAGATAGCGATGAAGTAATGCCATTGGCATTCAGACGGTTAACCACAAAGGTAGTGGGTCTATGCCTTCCCCTTTTAGGAATTATTATGGTAGTTTCCTTACAATCTAATTATTGGTTCAATAGCTCCTTTATATTCTATGCATTCATTATTATGGCTACCTGTTACCTAACAGAAATATTGTTATTACCCTATGAACGTTTGCTCGAAATTAAACAAAATTATTTTTTACTATTCATCGCATATGTACCGTATAGTATCATGCTCATATTATTATTTACCCATCAGTTAAATACGTACCTTGGTTTGTTAGGAACGATTGCCTGTATACATGGCGTTCGATTGGTAAGTTTACTCATTATGGCTGTATGCGCTCGCTATTACTACGTTGCGCAATTCCCCTTCCGGTTCTTTATAAAAGGTGCTTGTGTATGTACAGGAGTAGTACTCGTCATTCACCATGGAATCCATTATAGTCAATCATGGTATACACCAATAATTAACCAAAAAAATTATATAAAAATACATTCCTATTTTGCTCGGAACGAGCAATTAAAGGAGAGTAGTCTATAAAATTATTCCTTTTCTACCACCCGCCCATGGCGGGTATGAAGGCAAGACCGGGCTGCCGTATGTCCGTGGAGCGGCCGCATGGCCCGACCACGGGCAAGGCACACGGGCGAGCCGGAATAAGAATGCCCTTCTACCCTCATCATATCAACTCATGCCTCGATTAATTATGCGACATATGGCTATCAAGCCCCACTCAGCATTTCTTATATTTAAAATATAAATAAGTTACATTACAAGACTAAGATTTTTTGAGTGTAAATTTGACAGCCATACCTTGATTCGGCATAATAATAAATAAAAATCGGCCCATAAAAATTATGGGTCTCAATCATGAAATTATACACCCATAAAGGAGGACTCTCAATGGCAAAAAAAATAATCGGTATCGACTTGGGTACCACTAACTCAGTGGTATCATTCATGGAAGGTGGGCAACCAAAAGTTATCCCTAACAAAGAAGGTAACAACACCACCCCATCTATGGTAGCATTTACCAAAGATGGTAAACGTTTGGTTGGTACTATGGCAAAGCGTCAAGCGGTAACCAATCCAGAAAACACCATCTTCTCTGCAAAGCGTTTCATCGGTAAAGATTTTTCTCAAGTAGCCGAAGAAGTTAAACGCATGCCATACAAAGTCGTAAAAAATAGCAAAGGCAGCATCAGCATCGAAATTCAGAATAAAGAATACTCAACGCAGGAAATTTCTGCAGCTATCTTGAGCCACCTCAAACAAGTAGCAGAAGAATACCTAGGTACCTCAGTTACAGAAGCAGTAGTCACCGTCCCTGCATACTTTAATGACGCACAACGTCAGGCAACCAAAGATGCTGGAAGAATTGCTGGACTCGATGTAAAACGTATTATTAACGAACCTACCGCTGCAGCATTAGCATATGGTATGGACAAAAAGAAAGCCGGCAATATTGCTGTATTCGACTTCGGTGGTGGTACCTTTGACGTATCTATATTAGAAATTAATGATGGCGTCATAGAAGTAAAATCAACCAATGGGGATACCCATTTGGGTGGTGATGACATCGATTTACGTATATTAGATTTCTTAGTTGATGCATTCAAAAAAGAACATGGTATTGACTTGCAACGCGACACGTCAGCACTACAACGATTAAAAGAAGCAGCAGAGAAAGCTAAAAAAGAACTTTCTGCGCTCCAAGAAACAGAAATCAATTTACCATACATTACCGCTGATGCAACAGGGCCAAAACACTTAGTAACTACCCTATCACGTGCAAAGCTTGAAAGCCTATGCGCTGATATTTTCAATCGTTTGGTAGAACCATGCAAAAAAGCATTAAATGATGCAAAGATCAACCCAAATGAGATCAACGAAGTGATCTTAGTCGGTGGATCAACACGCATTCCAAAAGTGCAAAACTTGGTTAAAGAACTTTTTGGCAAAGAACCAAACCGATCAGTAAACCCAGATGAAGTCGTTGCCGATGGTGCAGCTATTCAAGGTGGTGTACTTGCAGGTGAAGTTAATGATGTATTATTACTTGACGTTACTCCACTAACCTTAGGTATTGAAACATTGGGCGGCGTTGCAACACCATTGATTGAACGTAATACAACAATTCCAACAAGAAAATCACAAGTATTCTCAACTGCAGAAGACAACCAAACAGCAGTAGACATCCGAGTAGTACAAGGTGAACGCCAGTTTGCAAAAGATAATAAACAACTTGGCCAATTCAGACTTGATGGCATTCCAGCTGCTCCACGTGGTGTACCGCAAGTTGAAGTTACCTTTGATATTGATGCCAATGGTATTGTGCATGTATCTGCAAAAGATAAAGCATCCGGTAAAGAACAAAAAATCACGATCACCAATAGTAGCGGTCTTGATAAATCAGAAATCGAACGCATGGTACGCGAAGCACAAGAACATGCAGATTCAGATAAAAAAGCCAAAGAAGTGGTAGAAAAACGTAACCAACTTGATGGCATTATTTTGCAAGTAGAAAAAACATTAAAAGACAACAAAGAAAAACTTGCTGAAGCTGATATTACGGCAACTGAACAAGCGGTCGTAAAAGCTAAACAAGCTCTGAAAGATCACGCTGAAAATGCAGAAGAACTGCAAAAAGCAACTGAAGAGTTGTTGCAAGCTTCACATAAAGTTGCTGAAATCTTGTACAAAGAACAAGGGACACAACAACAAACAGCTGATCAAGCACACCAATCTGGCCCACAACAAAGTTCAACCGAACAAGGCCCAATTGATGCAGAAATAAGCTAAGCGTATAAACAAGCAACAAAAAAGCCCGGAATAAAATCTGGGCTTTTTGTTATATAGAGTATTTTACTTCACTTATAATTATTGTAATTTAATTACTTGTTGGTCTGTTTCCGGAATGTATGGCATGCATAATGCTTGATTAATGCACTCTTTAACTATAATCAATTTATCTATTTTTTTATCATGCTGTTCATACATAAATGGCAGTGATGGCAATGCAATATTAAAAAAAGGTATACAAGACATAAATGCAGAAGACGCAGCTAACCCCATATCAGGTTTTTTTAAATTCATAGTAAAAATACCAGTAGCAATCAACCCTACCAATGTTAAAGATGAACCAATAAGTACACGAATCAAATGAGACTGGTCATATATCTCATCTATATGATCTTTATGGAATTTGATTTCATCATCCAGTGTTTTAACAAGAGAATCAAATATAATCTTTTCATCTATCTCATTCAAACGGGCATAATTCCTAATTGATTTAATTCGATTATCAATAACTTCATCAGTAATATTAACTAAATCATCAAGCATAAATTCTTTAGTTATATTCGGATCACTAAAAACATCATAACTATATGGCCCTTTAACAACAACAATTATTCCCGTTCCTTTTTTGGCAAAACTTGAATAATCAAAAGGATTGTCACAATGTATAATACACTTACCATGAGATATGATAGTACCCTTAAATTTAAATTCTTCACACTTTATCGTTATATTCTTCCCTTCAATAGTGCCATACCCATAAAATCTTTGAGCATTTATTTTTAAAGTATCTTGGTTCAAGTGGCCATCCAGCGTAAATGAGCCAGCATAAATATTTGCTTTTAAATTAATTGATGAGCAACCAAGCAAAGCCACTAAAAAAATTAAACTTCTATTTTTCAAATTCATTTTCATTTCCTTTTAATAATATTTTAGAGTTGATATTGAGCAACTAAAATTTGAGCCGGCATGAAACCCTTTTTTGCAGCAATTTTTAAATACTCTATTGCCTTTTTTTCCTTATTCAGTTTAAAAAGTGCAACAGCTTTAACAAAATATGCATAGCCATAATTTTTATCTTTTTGTAAAGCTTTATCACAATCATCAAGTGCTTCATGAAAAAGATTCATATTGATATGACATCGAGCTCGTAGTAACCATAACTCTAATAAAGCCTTATTTATAGAATCTATATCTTGTATTTGTTCTGGGTTATCCCGTAATGCCGTTCTAAAAAATGTAATAAGTTGATCAATTAACAAAATACACTCGGCGTATTTTTTATTTGAAAAAAGAGAATCAATTTCTTGAGGAATTTGTTGAATGGTAAGTGGTTGCGCGTCTGCATACGATAAGTTTGGGGCAGCTAGTGCCATTAATATAAGTGCTGTCTTTTTGAACATAGATCCTCCATTTAGAAATAAGCTATAAATAAAACTATAAATTATAGTAATTGAGGTACAATATTAGTCAAATGGGATTTGGCAAAAACACCTAAAAACATGACTTACTCGCACTAAATTGACAAATAGAAACAATCAAGTGGAGCTTATTCGGCTTTATATGGCACCATTTTTAATATACACTTACACCAAAAAATGCTCTTACCAGCCCCTTTAAAGTACCTTCAAAAACAGCCAGCATAATATTTTGTATTCTTTCTTTTCTAGCTTTAAGAATTTTTCTTGCCTCTTTACAGCCCATCTCAGATGATATCTCAATACACTTTATTGCCTCTTCATTATTTTTAGATAATTCATAGGCATAAGCTTTAATTAAATAAGCATATGCATTAGTTTCATCATATTTTAATGCTAAGTCACACCTATTAATTGCAAAAATTAATCGCCTCAATTCACAATTATATTTGGCCTGAAGTGCGTATAAAAATGACACAAATCTATTTCTCACCGTTTCACGCTTATGCTCACTCGTACGGCCTAAATCGTTATGAGCTACATGAACAATTTTATCAATGAGTCTAATCGCTTCATCGTATTTTTTTTCTTTTTCAAGAGAAATAAGTTGCATATATAATGTATATATTTTTTCGCTTTTAAACGCCTCATTGCATGTATTCTCCAATTCTACAGAGGCAACAGATATATCAGTTAAATCTGCATGCGATGCTGTATTCAATACTAAAGCTAATACCATGAGCATGCGTACTATTTTTTTGAACATAAATTCTCCATTTTGGGATACGATATACAATACCTATAAACTAATGATTTCTTCTACAATACCTAGCTCATTTCTTCCAGCACAACTTCTGGTTTATAACCAGCCAATACTTCAAAAACCTTATTTGTACCTATAAATACAAAATTGTTTAAATTAGCAGCTTCATAGAATCCATAACTCTCATCTTCTAACCAACGTGCATAATTATGAAACATCTTCTTTTATAATCTTTAGCGAGCCTGGTTCATACATAAGTACTTCAAAGACAAGATTATATCCCATAAAAACATAGTGCTTTACCCCCTCGTATATACCCAAACTCTCTTTCTCAAACCACTTTAAATAATTTGAATCTTCTACTTCAAATAACGACCATGAATCAAAAAAATCTGGTCCTTCTATTTCTTTCAATCTTTCGATTGTTTTAGAGCAATTTTCTATTTTAATAACTCTATAAGAAAACCATATTACATTAATCATAATAACGATATTATCATTATCTATTTCATTTTTTAGATTAATAAACAGGCCTTCTGTAGTATTATCAATAGCCTTAATACAAAAATTTGGAAAAATATCAACTTCCGGTTTCCATTTTTTCCATGTTCCAAGATTAGTATTCATCTCCATTCTGAAATCTCAATTTTTGGAGTTCCTGTTGATAGTATTTCGGATATCACATCAAACGCAATAATCATATAATGACTTATCTCTACATCTTTATATTTGCCAAAGTTTTGATCCTTAAACCATTGCACATAATTTGAGTTCTCTACTTTCAAAAAATTAGCAGTTTTCCATTTTTCTTCATTAGCATAAGCATATATATCACACAAAGTGTCATAAATACCACCTTCATCTGTTTCACGATTTGATAAGTATCCATCTAAAAAACTAACAGTTATTTTTCTGGAACTCTCATCCTCATCTTCAAGATTAATAACCAGTCCTTTTTCTGTAATACGACAACCCATATAATGTAAAAATTTAAATGTAGGCATTTTTACCTCAGGAATCCATGCTTTCCATATTTCCATATCAATTCCTTATTGATCATAACGGCATTTAATTTTTTGAAGGCTATCTTTTACCTGTATCTCTAAAGTAGGGGGGCCTGATGGGCCATTCTTTACTCCACTAAATTCTCTAACTACAATAGTACGTCCATCTTCTAATATTCCTGATTTCAAGATACCTCTTTCAAGGTTCCTAATTTTAACATTCTTGGGCTTAAGTAAATCAAAATGATCTAATGCCTCTTTAAATCCACCCTTGAATTTATATTGCGTTGTTACTCCACCCGTTTTTTTCCCCGGCTTAGCAGATTTAATCAAATCCTCTGGTGTTGTAACTTTAGGCGAGCTTATTAACTTACTATGTTTGCCTTTAGTCGAACTATTAAAAACACCTGATGCTTCTCTCTCGCCGGGCTTATGGACTTTCAAATAACCACTGCCTGTTTTTACAGCTTGACCTGCCATTTGCGTTGTCGGCATTAATCCTGTTGCTTGTCCAGTATATGTTGCTACCTGCGCAGCTTTAGCTTCCATTTTAGCTACCACACTACCTGGCGTATGTGCTGCTGCAAGCCCTTCACCCAATCCACCCAGACGATTGGTAACACCACGTGTTGCTTTGGTAGTTTGCTTGAATGCCCATTTATCTGCTGTTTTCAAGCCATTACCCATTGCTGACTTGCCAAATTTTTCAGCACCAGCTATAAACGCATTTTTAGCGTTGCCAAACACTATCTTAAGAGCTGGATTTGCGTCAAATATAACATGTAAAACAGCTTTGGCAGTTGGATAAATCTTAGTGCCTAATTTATACCCAACTTTTCCAACAACAGCACCGGTTGTAATACCTACACCTTCAGTGATAAGTTCTATACCTAATTGTTTTAAGGCAGCTTCAGGTCCTCCCTCACAATATGCATCGTACACATTATACGCAGAGTACGCAGTACTTCCTGCAATAATACCTAAACCTATCAAGTGCAAGAAATTATTATCAACTGCCATTGTTGCTGTATCACTTGCAATACCAACATCTTGGCGAGCAACTAAAGCTACCATTGCTACTGTTAACTTTGAAACATCTGCAACAGTATTTGCACTTTGCCAATATGCTACATTTTGTTTATCCCAAATCGCTACAAATTCTTGTTTCGTTAACGCACGACCAAGTTCTGCTTCACGGGCTCGTATTTTTTCTTCACAAATTTTTGTATGATACGATTCTTTTGGTCTAAATGTATCGGCAATAGTTTCTGCAATAACAGCGCCCATAGCTCCTGCCATTGCACCCTCTTTGCCACCAACAATACCACCGGTAACTGCACCCAATCCGGCATGCAATACTTTGTGCGTCACCGGGTCAATTTTGCCCTTGCCATATGCATCCCCAATCTGATGCGCACCCGCCTTACCAATAGTGTTTGCAGCAAAGCTCTTCACATTCGTAAGTACCGCATCCTCAACGCGCTGTCCTGATGCAATCCCACCCATAGTATTAACCGTAGCAGTCATAGCTTCGCGCGGCATAGTAAATGCAGCAAGTTCATTTATATTCGTTGCTTGAGAAACCGAAGGCAACCCATTAAATACAGTTGCTTCTAAACCGGTTCTTAAACCACCGGTAATGGCAGCAACAGCTAAATTCCTTATCGTTTGGCCACTTGCTATCTGGCGTCCCGCTGCAACAAAATCACCATTACAATGCAATAATGCACTTGTTGATTGTACGCATAAAGAGGTAAAGACCGCACTAGTCATGTTGGTTACAATTGCAGATGCCATCGCAGACTGGCACCCAACCGCTGTTGCACACGTTGCACCAATAGCCGAACCGGTACCCGCAGTTGCCATAGTGATCGCTAATGCAATAACAGCACTTGCTGCTTTTGTTGGTCCTTGCGCAGAAAATTTTTGGTGCTCATGA contains:
- a CDS encoding RING finger protein, producing MKLKNVLNYSLLGALLFVSVPQVTYGMDVSEAKECGICYEELADGKRLISMPCCEHKQSICFDCLKQWIGSRYTDNFQIPLDNNSTVNIKTTGQPRYTCPMCRKDIRAFGQGFPVDIAQYFNIPIPKPLWVYQLYGTTAMVALGAISYYILNKIYSSQFNSLEYSVDTIINSLVSPNKNWNFDLHNPPFILLGLQLQYDLECIMNSISSDELKVKLENAIKNFDKTLEVVWNTLDKDGYYAKSKVAFMRDKKHQVEDLRAAAQSIKEILSECRTRTSIWKQVLGITALGTLGLGAYVYAQR
- a CDS encoding ankyrin repeat domain-containing protein yields the protein MRLRKALFLSLGIKCAVLLFILCLVRTHIVVHAFDNILFDFNSSLPEMRSALARGVNVDMRNEEGMTPLMIAARRGDLERARFLVRSGADINARSLTWNNMTPLQFAVLYGANLNSMAIAKFLIDSGADVQVQDSNGDTVLHNSLQIITAYKQRMDMVSFLIKHGALVNAQNKKGNTMLHDAVEIRDQDWIELFRKDFFLLIDENVKNNKGFTAYEYALDFLFTDLARKFNEKPAIVGMRATEPIDTFSAVGLTPLMYAVLAHNKDLVQELINVRGARVNLRSQDNLQYPPLQLAMLQQNVPMVELLLKSNADISVQNASGQNSMEFIEWVTNSSDRKKILNLFMQTGANINMQGRDGNTLLHRVVMRNDLEFGNYMIKTYGKLINAGIKNNDYNTPLNLANQANNRPMIDLINRLNRSSK
- the dnaK gene encoding molecular chaperone DnaK; amino-acid sequence: MAKKIIGIDLGTTNSVVSFMEGGQPKVIPNKEGNNTTPSMVAFTKDGKRLVGTMAKRQAVTNPENTIFSAKRFIGKDFSQVAEEVKRMPYKVVKNSKGSISIEIQNKEYSTQEISAAILSHLKQVAEEYLGTSVTEAVVTVPAYFNDAQRQATKDAGRIAGLDVKRIINEPTAAALAYGMDKKKAGNIAVFDFGGGTFDVSILEINDGVIEVKSTNGDTHLGGDDIDLRILDFLVDAFKKEHGIDLQRDTSALQRLKEAAEKAKKELSALQETEINLPYITADATGPKHLVTTLSRAKLESLCADIFNRLVEPCKKALNDAKINPNEINEVILVGGSTRIPKVQNLVKELFGKEPNRSVNPDEVVADGAAIQGGVLAGEVNDVLLLDVTPLTLGIETLGGVATPLIERNTTIPTRKSQVFSTAEDNQTAVDIRVVQGERQFAKDNKQLGQFRLDGIPAAPRGVPQVEVTFDIDANGIVHVSAKDKASGKEQKITITNSSGLDKSEIERMVREAQEHADSDKKAKEVVEKRNQLDGIILQVEKTLKDNKEKLAEADITATEQAVVKAKQALKDHAENAEELQKATEELLQASHKVAEILYKEQGTQQQTADQAHQSGPQQSSTEQGPIDAEIS